A stretch of Flavobacterium sp. N1994 DNA encodes these proteins:
- the pth gene encoding aminoacyl-tRNA hydrolase — translation MKKYLIVGLGNIGAEYVNTRHNIGFKIVDYIASKHDVSFETAKLGAVAQFSIKGRKLILLKPNTYMNLSGKAVQYWMQKENIAKENILVITDDLNLSFGTIRIKSKGSDGGHNGLKNIQLLLNTSEYPRFRFGISDEFKKGQQVDYVLGEWNAIEKDKLPERFEVAKQIVESFALAGLNETMNNFNGK, via the coding sequence ATGAAGAAATACCTTATCGTCGGTCTTGGAAACATTGGGGCTGAATATGTGAATACGCGTCATAATATTGGCTTCAAAATTGTTGATTATATTGCTTCAAAGCATGATGTGTCTTTTGAAACAGCCAAGCTTGGAGCTGTTGCTCAATTCAGTATAAAAGGAAGAAAACTGATTCTTTTAAAGCCTAACACGTATATGAATCTTAGCGGTAAAGCAGTTCAATATTGGATGCAGAAGGAAAACATCGCAAAAGAAAATATCCTAGTAATCACAGATGATTTGAATTTGTCATTTGGAACCATAAGAATAAAATCCAAAGGAAGTGATGGGGGTCACAATGGGTTAAAAAACATTCAACTCCTTTTAAATACCTCTGAATATCCAAGATTTCGCTTTGGAATTAGTGATGAATTTAAAAAAGGACAACAAGTAGATTATGTTTTAGGAGAATGGAATGCTATTGAAAAAGATAAACTTCCGGAAAGGTTTGAAGTAGCTAAACAAATAGTAGAATCTTTTGCTTTAGCAGGGTTAAATGAAACCATGAATAATTTTAATGGAAAATAA
- a CDS encoding zinc-dependent metalloprotease: protein MKKILLLIVLSFSFGQMMAQNNSLWQQREASRISELKRNRTDNVCEGELYFSLNLNAFKQSLANAKDKFSHLPGVIVSLPNLNGQLETYEVWENSNFEPALQERFPEIRSYVGKGITDKYATLNFSLSPQGIQTMVFRADTGTEFIEGYDKASTVYVLFNSSKRISGRLPFNCGTNDVVLADDLSGKVSNTMLSDNGRYKTFRLALSCTAEYSNFYGATSSANVALVLAGMNASMTRVNGVMEKDLAVHLNIIANTDQVIYYNPASDPYSAAAAGSGGAWNGELMNNLHTTLGDAAFDIGHLFGADGGGGNAGCIGCVCTNVLSTGGGATASYKGSGFTSPSNAIPQGDSFDIDYVAHEMGHQLGANHTFTYNDEGSGVQVEPGSGSSIMAYAGVADNGTSLAFNVQQHSDALYCYRSINQIQANLAASSASCAVTTLLAGTNATPTVSGNGSYSIPISTAFRLKATGNDADAGDVLTYSWEQNNSGTAATTQNNSRVYGAKTAGPNFRIFPASSSPTRYFPQMSKILSGNLVIATGNDTNWESCSSVARTLNFTVTVRDNHPGMGQTKTTAIALTVNAAAGPFVVTSQSTTGISYPSGSVQTVTWNVANTTSLTGGTNVDIFLTTDNGATFTTLATGLPNNGSASVTLPSFPVAKPICRFMVVASANVFLAMNSKNFAIQASLGVEDFALQNLELYPNPNKGSFTIKLDSAVVSDEIKVNVYDMRGRTIFENKYSNQATFNQNIQLNNAQSGVYLVTISDGNQKIVKRIVIE from the coding sequence ATGAAAAAAATTTTACTCTTGATTGTACTGTCCTTTTCCTTTGGACAAATGATGGCACAAAACAATTCCCTTTGGCAACAAAGAGAGGCTTCGAGAATTTCAGAACTTAAAAGAAATAGAACCGACAATGTTTGTGAAGGCGAATTATACTTTAGTTTGAATTTAAATGCTTTCAAACAAAGTTTAGCTAATGCCAAAGACAAATTCTCCCATTTACCGGGAGTAATTGTTAGCTTACCTAACTTAAATGGGCAATTAGAAACCTATGAAGTATGGGAAAACTCTAATTTTGAACCTGCTTTACAAGAAAGATTTCCAGAAATTCGTTCCTATGTTGGGAAAGGAATTACCGATAAATATGCAACATTAAATTTTAGTCTATCTCCACAAGGGATTCAAACTATGGTTTTCAGAGCAGATACTGGAACAGAATTCATAGAGGGTTATGACAAAGCATCTACCGTTTATGTCCTATTTAATTCAAGTAAAAGAATCAGCGGAAGATTGCCTTTCAATTGCGGCACTAATGATGTTGTTTTAGCGGATGACCTTTCAGGTAAAGTTTCTAACACTATGTTATCAGACAATGGAAGATACAAAACCTTTAGATTAGCTTTATCCTGTACAGCAGAATATTCTAACTTTTATGGCGCTACCAGCAGTGCCAATGTTGCTTTAGTCCTTGCAGGCATGAACGCCTCTATGACCCGTGTGAACGGTGTAATGGAAAAAGATTTAGCGGTTCATTTAAATATCATTGCAAATACAGACCAAGTAATTTATTATAATCCAGCTTCTGATCCCTATTCTGCTGCAGCTGCAGGTTCTGGAGGGGCTTGGAATGGCGAATTAATGAATAATTTACATACTACACTTGGAGACGCCGCCTTTGACATCGGCCACCTTTTTGGTGCTGATGGAGGTGGAGGAAATGCTGGATGTATAGGATGCGTTTGTACTAATGTTTTGTCAACAGGTGGAGGTGCAACAGCAAGCTATAAAGGATCTGGTTTCACATCACCTAGTAATGCTATTCCTCAAGGTGACAGCTTTGACATAGATTATGTGGCACATGAAATGGGACACCAATTAGGAGCTAACCATACCTTTACTTATAACGATGAAGGGTCTGGGGTACAAGTTGAACCAGGAAGCGGAAGCTCTATTATGGCTTATGCTGGAGTTGCTGATAACGGAACATCACTAGCCTTTAACGTGCAACAACATTCAGATGCTTTGTATTGTTATAGAAGTATTAATCAAATACAAGCTAATTTAGCAGCTTCTAGCGCTAGCTGTGCAGTTACCACGCTTTTAGCAGGAACAAATGCTACTCCAACAGTAAGTGGAAACGGTAGTTATTCTATTCCTATAAGCACTGCTTTTAGATTAAAAGCTACCGGTAATGATGCTGATGCTGGTGATGTATTAACTTATTCTTGGGAACAAAATAATAGTGGAACCGCAGCCACAACGCAAAACAACAGTAGAGTATACGGGGCAAAAACAGCTGGCCCTAACTTTAGAATTTTCCCTGCCTCTTCATCACCAACAAGATATTTCCCTCAAATGAGTAAAATTTTATCGGGAAATCTTGTAATAGCTACTGGAAACGACACCAACTGGGAATCGTGTTCAAGTGTAGCTAGAACATTGAATTTTACTGTAACGGTTAGAGACAACCATCCAGGTATGGGGCAAACTAAAACAACTGCTATAGCACTTACCGTAAATGCTGCTGCTGGACCTTTTGTAGTAACTTCTCAATCTACAACTGGAATTTCTTATCCATCTGGTTCTGTTCAAACAGTAACTTGGAACGTTGCTAATACTACCTCGTTAACGGGCGGAACAAACGTTGATATATTTTTGACAACCGATAACGGTGCTACATTTACCACTTTAGCTACAGGATTACCAAACAATGGTAGTGCAAGCGTTACTTTACCAAGCTTTCCTGTTGCTAAACCTATATGTAGATTTATGGTTGTAGCTTCTGCCAATGTATTTCTTGCCATGAATAGTAAAAACTTCGCCATTCAGGCAAGTCTTGGAGTAGAAGATTTTGCTTTGCAAAATTTAGAATTATACCCTAACCCAAATAAAGGTAGCTTTACCATTAAATTAGATTCAGCCGTAGTCTCTGATGAGATTAAAGTTAATGTTTACGACATGAGAGGAAGAACAATATTTGAAAACAAATATTCAAACCAAGCTACATTTAATCAAAATATTCAGTTAAATAATGCTCAATCTGGTGTTTATTTAGTTACTATATCTGATGGAAATCAGAAAATAGTTAAAAGAATAGTTATTGAGTAG
- a CDS encoding ribose-phosphate pyrophosphokinase — protein MSQFEPEAKIFACSQSVYLAEQIAENYGVQLGKVTFSRFSDGEFQPSFEESIRGLRVFIVCSTFPSADNLMELLLMIDAAKRASARHITPVIPYFGYARQDRKDKPRVPIGAKLIAKLLETAGATRIMTMDLHADQIQGFFEMPVDHLFASTIFLPYVKSLQLDNLTIASPDMGGSKRAYAYSKFLESDVVICYKQRKAANVIDTMELIGEVKGRNVILVDDMVDTGGTLAKAANLMIEKGALSVRAICTHAILSGDAYDKLEKSQLLELIVTDSIPLKRQSDKIKVVSCAPLFAEVMNMVQHNNSISGKFLM, from the coding sequence ATGTCGCAGTTTGAACCAGAAGCAAAGATATTTGCGTGTTCGCAAAGCGTCTATCTTGCTGAACAAATAGCCGAAAACTATGGTGTTCAGTTAGGTAAAGTTACGTTCTCAAGATTTAGTGATGGTGAATTTCAACCGTCTTTTGAAGAATCCATAAGAGGATTACGAGTTTTTATTGTCTGCTCTACATTTCCAAGTGCTGACAATTTAATGGAACTTTTGTTAATGATTGATGCTGCTAAAAGAGCATCCGCAAGACACATTACTCCTGTAATTCCGTATTTTGGTTACGCAAGACAAGATAGAAAAGACAAACCAAGAGTTCCGATAGGAGCAAAGCTAATTGCAAAACTATTAGAAACAGCAGGAGCTACTCGAATTATGACCATGGATTTACATGCAGATCAAATTCAAGGGTTTTTCGAAATGCCAGTGGATCATTTGTTTGCATCGACTATCTTTTTGCCTTATGTTAAGAGTTTGCAGTTAGATAATTTGACGATTGCTTCTCCAGACATGGGCGGTTCCAAAAGAGCTTATGCTTATTCTAAGTTTTTAGAATCAGATGTAGTAATTTGCTACAAACAAAGAAAAGCTGCCAATGTGATTGATACCATGGAGTTGATTGGTGAAGTGAAAGGAAGAAATGTAATTCTGGTTGATGACATGGTTGATACTGGAGGAACACTAGCTAAAGCAGCTAATTTGATGATTGAAAAAGGAGCATTAAGCGTGAGAGCGATTTGTACTCATGCAATACTTTCGGGTGATGCTTATGATAAATTAGAGAAATCTCAATTATTAGAATTGATAGTTACAGATTCAATTCCATTAAAAAGACAATCTGATAAAATAAAAGTGGTGAGTTGTGCACCTCTTTTTGCAGAAGTAATGAACATGGTGCAGCACAACAATTCCATCAGCGGGAAGTTTCTGATGTAA
- a CDS encoding zinc-dependent metalloprotease, with protein sequence MKLKLLFALLVFQVSLAQHRTCGMQEQMQRIMNDPAQRQAYLDQQSKFETELQRINSNSNRSTNVVIRIPVAVHYPSAAAATAAVKTCLKNLAQKQIDILNADYNGTNADIANYANDAQYYPGTNTGSLQVQFVLATQNHPAGTGLVNGDVAVTFGTDFLSGADTDATWAGYCNFVVRNLSGGTLGYSPLGGSPSSGMTVVIDNNAFGATLTTTPTSCTGYVPGAPFNKGRTLTHELGHFFNLDHTFTACDGANCATSGDRVCDTPDQSTEDYNCPGAGSVQGCTSYALTMNYMDYVDDACMYMFTAGQATRMQAWYNAIATQLTTTALANEEYLQSYFSIYPNPNKGSFNIEFKDFSNSYSVEVFDITGKTIYENNFEQSSNLVQTINIQNATSGVYFINVKSDKGIVTKKLIIQ encoded by the coding sequence ATGAAATTAAAATTACTTTTCGCATTGCTTGTTTTTCAAGTAAGTTTAGCGCAACATAGAACTTGTGGTATGCAGGAACAAATGCAAAGAATCATGAATGATCCTGCACAAAGACAAGCCTATCTTGACCAACAAAGTAAGTTTGAAACTGAGCTACAAAGAATAAATTCTAATAGTAACAGAAGCACAAATGTAGTAATCCGTATCCCTGTAGCTGTACATTACCCATCAGCAGCAGCAGCGACAGCAGCAGTTAAAACTTGTTTGAAGAATCTTGCTCAAAAACAAATTGATATTTTAAACGCAGATTATAATGGTACAAATGCTGATATAGCTAACTATGCTAATGATGCACAATATTATCCAGGAACTAATACAGGAAGTCTTCAAGTACAATTTGTACTAGCTACTCAAAACCATCCAGCTGGAACTGGTTTAGTAAACGGTGATGTAGCGGTAACTTTTGGCACTGATTTTTTAAGTGGTGCTGATACTGATGCAACATGGGCTGGTTATTGCAATTTTGTAGTTAGAAATCTTTCTGGTGGCACACTAGGATATTCACCACTAGGAGGGTCTCCTTCTTCTGGGATGACTGTAGTTATAGACAATAATGCTTTTGGAGCAACTTTAACAACTACTCCTACAAGTTGTACAGGATATGTTCCTGGTGCTCCATTTAATAAAGGAAGAACTTTGACTCATGAACTAGGTCATTTCTTTAATTTAGATCATACTTTTACAGCTTGTGATGGTGCAAATTGTGCTACATCGGGAGACAGAGTTTGTGACACCCCTGATCAAAGTACTGAAGATTATAACTGTCCTGGTGCAGGCTCGGTTCAAGGTTGTACAAGCTATGCTTTAACAATGAATTATATGGATTATGTAGACGATGCTTGTATGTATATGTTTACTGCTGGTCAGGCTACAAGAATGCAGGCTTGGTATAATGCTATAGCTACTCAATTAACAACAACGGCCTTGGCTAATGAAGAGTACTTACAAAGCTATTTTAGTATATATCCAAATCCAAATAAAGGTAGTTTTAACATTGAATTCAAAGATTTTTCTAACAGCTATTCTGTTGAAGTGTTTGATATCACTGGAAAAACAATTTATGAGAATAATTTTGAGCAATCTTCTAATTTAGTTCAGACTATCAATATCCAAAATGCTACAAGTGGTGTTTATTTTATAAACGTTAAAAGTGATAAAGGAATTGTAACTAAGAAATTAATTATTCAATAA
- the bioB gene encoding biotin synthase BioB, with amino-acid sequence MSITKHNWTKEEIIAIYNKPLMDLLYEAATIHREHHDPNVVQVSTLLSIKTGGCPEDCGYCPQAARYHTNVDGNDLMTVSQVKAQALRAKSNGSSRVCMGAAWRNVKDGEEFDQVLEMVRTINKLDMEVCCTLGMLTENQAKRLAEAGLYAYNHNLDTSEEYYKEVISTRGFEDRLETIENVRKTNVTVCSGGIIGMGESIEDRAGMLVALSTLNPQPESVPINALVAVEGTPMENEKPVEIWEMIRMVATTRIVMPETQVRLSAGRTEMSREGQAMCFFAGANSIFAGDKLLTTPNPDVNEDMKMFETLGLVAQKPFIKIMQPKTVEAADSQYQALGEKPKWTRPGHSIERNLEASTKGK; translated from the coding sequence ATGAGCATTACAAAACACAATTGGACTAAAGAAGAAATTATTGCTATCTATAACAAACCTTTAATGGATTTGCTATATGAAGCTGCTACCATTCATAGAGAACACCACGACCCAAACGTTGTTCAAGTATCTACTTTATTATCTATAAAAACTGGTGGTTGTCCAGAAGATTGTGGCTACTGTCCTCAAGCGGCTCGTTATCATACTAATGTTGATGGGAATGACTTAATGACGGTTAGTCAAGTAAAAGCTCAAGCTTTAAGAGCAAAATCTAATGGATCTTCCAGAGTTTGTATGGGTGCTGCTTGGCGTAATGTAAAAGACGGAGAAGAATTTGACCAAGTTTTAGAAATGGTAAGAACCATCAACAAACTGGATATGGAAGTGTGTTGCACACTAGGAATGTTAACCGAAAATCAGGCGAAAAGATTAGCGGAAGCAGGACTATATGCTTACAATCATAACTTAGATACTTCCGAAGAATATTATAAAGAAGTAATTTCAACCAGAGGTTTTGAAGATCGATTAGAAACTATCGAAAATGTTCGTAAAACCAATGTAACCGTTTGTAGCGGTGGTATTATCGGAATGGGAGAAAGTATTGAAGACAGAGCCGGAATGCTAGTGGCGCTTTCTACTTTAAATCCACAACCCGAATCAGTGCCTATTAATGCTTTAGTGGCAGTGGAAGGGACTCCAATGGAAAATGAAAAACCAGTAGAGATTTGGGAAATGATACGTATGGTGGCTACCACTAGAATTGTTATGCCCGAAACACAAGTACGTCTTTCAGCAGGAAGAACGGAAATGTCTCGTGAAGGGCAAGCCATGTGTTTCTTTGCTGGTGCGAATTCTATTTTTGCTGGTGATAAATTATTGACTACCCCAAATCCTGATGTGAACGAAGACATGAAAATGTTTGAAACACTTGGTTTAGTGGCTCAAAAACCATTTATCAAAATTATGCAGCCTAAAACAGTAGAAGCTGCAGATTCGCAATATCAAGCCTTAGGCGAAAAGCCAAAATGGACCAGACCCGGTCATTCAATAGAAAGAAACTTAGAGGCATCTACTAAAGGGAAGTAG
- the mgtE gene encoding magnesium transporter — protein MQFKISKELLEQIEQLIHQQNDQELTVLLNDLHHADIAEIFDELDIEEATYIFKILDSEITAEILPELEDDVREKILHGLSAKEIAEELDELDTDDAADIIAELSQSKKEEVISELEDVEHAKDIVDLLRYSEDTAGGLMGKEMVKVNENWNVLTCVKEMRSQAEHVTRVHSIYVVDDENRLKGRLSLKDLLTTSTKTPISEVYIKKVDYVKVDTPNTEVARIMQKYDLEAIPVVDEMGRLVGRVTIDDIVDVIKEEADKDYQMAAGITQDVEAGDSVFEMIKARLPWLLIGMVIELIASLVLKSNETSVQQYSTLIIFVPLLSATAGNIGVQASAIVVQGLANGSLKEFSKNYLTKELSVAVISGTIISSFLFLYHSLMYGQELVGLAISISMVVVIIFAAALGTLVPLILHKNKIDPAIATGPFITTTNDVFGIMIYFGIARLILGF, from the coding sequence ATGCAGTTTAAAATCAGCAAAGAACTCTTAGAGCAAATTGAGCAACTCATTCATCAACAAAATGATCAAGAACTGACCGTTTTATTGAATGACTTGCACCATGCCGATATTGCTGAGATTTTTGATGAATTAGACATTGAAGAAGCAACCTATATTTTTAAAATTCTTGACAGCGAAATCACCGCTGAAATTCTACCCGAATTAGAAGATGATGTTCGTGAAAAAATCCTCCATGGCCTTTCTGCTAAAGAAATTGCCGAAGAGTTAGATGAGTTAGATACCGATGACGCTGCGGATATCATTGCTGAACTTTCACAAAGTAAAAAAGAAGAGGTAATCTCAGAGCTTGAGGATGTTGAGCATGCTAAAGACATTGTCGACTTGTTGCGCTACAGCGAAGATACTGCTGGGGGGTTGATGGGGAAAGAGATGGTAAAAGTCAATGAAAATTGGAATGTCCTTACCTGTGTCAAAGAAATGCGAAGTCAAGCGGAACATGTCACCCGCGTGCATTCTATTTATGTTGTGGATGATGAAAACAGATTGAAAGGGAGATTGTCTCTCAAAGATTTATTGACCACTTCTACTAAAACACCCATCAGCGAGGTCTACATCAAAAAAGTAGATTATGTAAAAGTAGATACCCCAAATACTGAAGTCGCCAGAATCATGCAGAAATACGATTTGGAAGCCATTCCAGTTGTTGATGAAATGGGCAGGTTAGTTGGTCGTGTTACCATCGATGACATCGTTGACGTGATCAAAGAAGAGGCCGATAAAGATTACCAAATGGCGGCCGGTATCACACAAGACGTTGAGGCTGGAGATAGTGTTTTTGAGATGATAAAAGCGCGTTTGCCTTGGCTTTTAATCGGAATGGTAATCGAATTAATAGCTTCGTTAGTTTTAAAAAGCAACGAGACTTCAGTACAACAATATTCAACATTAATTATTTTTGTGCCTTTACTTTCTGCTACAGCGGGTAATATTGGAGTACAAGCATCAGCAATTGTTGTGCAAGGATTAGCTAATGGTTCGCTTAAAGAATTTAGCAAAAACTATTTGACAAAAGAGCTTTCTGTTGCTGTGATTTCAGGAACAATTATATCTTCTTTCTTATTCTTATACCATTCTCTAATGTATGGTCAAGAGTTGGTAGGACTCGCAATTTCTATTTCTATGGTTGTGGTAATTATCTTTGCTGCAGCTCTGGGAACACTAGTGCCCTTAATTCTTCACAAAAACAAAATTGACCCAGCAATAGCCACGGGACCTTTTATTACTACAACTAATGACGTTTTTGGAATTATGATTTATTTCGGAATCGCTAGGTTGATTCTTGGGTTTTAA
- a CDS encoding bifunctional riboflavin kinase/FAD synthetase has protein sequence MKIFQSIKSFKAVKPTIVTIGTFDGVHLGHKKILDQIISSAQNLNCESLVLTFFPHPRIVLQEGSEMKQLNTLEEKTKLLADLGIDNLIIHPFDKEFSRLTAEEFVKEVLVDIFKVKKIIIGHDHRFGRNRTADIDDLINFGETYGFEVEQISAQEINEVSISSTKIRNALLEGDIELVTAYLGYNYTLTGVVSEGKQLGRTIGFPTANIKIAESYKLIPQNGVYIAKSSINGKVVYGMMNIGTRPTVDGTTQTIEINFFDFNQDLYHQKITVSLLKRIRSEQKFDSIDALKNQLSLDKITSQDYIRHLA, from the coding sequence TTGAAAATATTTCAATCCATAAAATCATTTAAGGCTGTTAAGCCTACTATTGTTACTATAGGTACTTTTGATGGAGTGCATCTTGGGCATAAAAAAATCTTAGATCAAATTATTAGTAGTGCTCAGAATTTAAATTGTGAAAGCTTAGTACTTACTTTTTTCCCTCATCCAAGGATAGTGTTGCAAGAAGGTTCAGAAATGAAGCAATTGAATACGCTGGAAGAGAAAACGAAATTGTTAGCTGATTTGGGGATAGACAACTTGATTATTCATCCTTTTGACAAAGAGTTTTCTAGATTAACGGCAGAGGAGTTTGTCAAAGAAGTTTTAGTCGATATTTTTAAAGTAAAAAAAATAATTATAGGGCACGATCATCGTTTCGGTAGAAATAGAACCGCTGATATTGATGATTTAATCAATTTTGGAGAAACCTATGGCTTTGAAGTGGAACAAATCTCGGCACAAGAAATTAATGAAGTTTCTATCAGTTCTACCAAAATAAGAAACGCACTTTTGGAAGGGGATATCGAATTGGTAACAGCTTATTTAGGTTACAATTATACTTTAACTGGGGTTGTATCTGAAGGGAAACAACTCGGCAGAACCATTGGTTTTCCAACAGCGAACATAAAAATAGCCGAAAGCTATAAACTCATCCCACAAAACGGAGTTTACATTGCTAAGAGTAGTATAAATGGTAAAGTTGTTTATGGTATGATGAATATCGGGACAAGACCTACAGTTGACGGGACTACCCAAACTATTGAAATTAATTTTTTCGATTTCAATCAAGATTTATACCATCAAAAAATAACAGTATCCTTATTAAAAAGAATTCGTTCAGAGCAAAAGTTCGACTCTATAGATGCTCTAAAAAATCAATTAAGTTTGGATAAAATTACTTCTCAAGACTACATTCGACACTTGGCATAA
- a CDS encoding 50S ribosomal protein L25/general stress protein Ctc, with product MKSITIKGSQRESVGKVATKALRNAGMVPCVIYGGSQPLHFAAEEKAFKSLVYTPNAHTVVIDLDGKTTNAVLQDIQFHPVSDRINHIDFFQLDDNKEIIMEVPVKVTGTSPGVLLGGVLNLNQRRLKVKALPKNLPDYVEANISELQMGNKLYVTKLPAPNFKLMHPDNTVVAQVKISRAAMKAAQEAAKAEKGAAKKKK from the coding sequence ATGAAATCGATTACGATTAAAGGATCACAAAGAGAAAGCGTGGGCAAAGTAGCAACTAAGGCCTTACGTAATGCTGGAATGGTTCCTTGCGTTATTTACGGAGGAAGTCAACCACTACATTTTGCAGCAGAAGAAAAAGCATTCAAAAGCTTGGTTTACACTCCAAACGCACACACTGTTGTGATTGATTTGGATGGAAAAACTACCAATGCAGTTTTGCAAGACATTCAGTTTCACCCAGTTTCAGACAGAATCAATCACATTGACTTCTTTCAATTGGATGACAACAAAGAAATCATCATGGAAGTACCAGTAAAAGTTACGGGAACTTCGCCTGGAGTACTTTTAGGAGGTGTTTTAAACTTGAATCAACGTAGATTAAAAGTGAAAGCTTTACCAAAAAATCTTCCTGATTATGTTGAAGCCAACATTTCTGAGTTGCAAATGGGGAATAAATTGTATGTAACTAAATTACCTGCACCAAATTTCAAATTAATGCACCCAGACAACACTGTTGTAGCTCAAGTTAAGATTTCTCGTGCTGCTATGAAAGCGGCTCAAGAAGCTGCAAAAGCAGAAAAAGGAGCAGCAAAAAAGAAAAAATAA